Below is a window of Chloroflexota bacterium DNA.
GCTCGCCATGTGGCTGTCCTTTGACCCCTGGGTGCCCTTCTTCGGGCTGATCCTGGCCTTTATCAGCGCGATGTTGGTGGCGGGCAGCGGGCTGGCGACGGCGGGCATCGTCGTGGGCGCGGCGGCGTGGTGGACATACGAGGGCGTGCGCGCCTATCCGCTGCTCGAGTTATTCGCCGGACTGATGCTGAGCGCGGCCGTGGGATGGCTGGTGATGCGTACGCTGTACACCGCGCTGCAATGGGCGTGGAACATGCAGAAGCGGGCGGACCAGCTCCTGGAGATGGCGCGGGATCGCCAGGTGGAACTGGGTCGTGCCCTGAAGTCGCTGGAGTGGGCCAATGCGATTCAGCGTCGCACCCAGCGTGAGCTGGCGGTGGCGCGACGGCAGGCGGAGGAGGCGCGGCGGATGAAGGAGCAGTTTGCCGCCAACATCAGCCACGAGCTGCGCACGCCGCTCAATCTGATCCTGGGCTTCAGCGAGCTCATGTATCTCTCGCCCGAGGTGTACGGTGACATGCAATGGCCGCCAACCCTGCGCCGGGACGTTTACCAGATCTATCGCAGCAGCCGTCATCTGCTGGAGATGATCGACGACATCCTCGACCTCTCCCGGTTCGAGATGGTGGGATTTACCCTCAACAAGGAGCCCACGCCGTTGGAGCCGCTGCTGCGAGGAGCGGTGGAGATCGCTCGGGATCTCTTCCGGGGACGCCCCGTTCGCCTGGAGGTGGAGATCGCCCGGGATCTGCCCGTGCTGGAGATCGACCGCACCCGCATCCGCCAGGTGCTGCTCAACCTGCTCAATAACGCACAGCGTTTTACCGAGGAGGGTACGGTGCGGTTGGAGGCGAGGCAGTCGGACGGCGAGGTGCTGATCAGCGTCAGCGACACGGGCCCGGGCATTCCAGCGGATAAGCTGCCGTACATCTTCGACGAATTCTATCAGGTCGATCACTCCCTGCGTCGCAGTCACGGGGGGGCCGGGCTGGGCCTGGCGATCTGTAAGCGGTTCGTGCAGGCGCATGACGGGCGCATCTGGGTGGAGAGCCAGGAGGGGGTCGGATCCACCTTCTTCTTCACCCTGCCCATTCCGGGGCGGTATTTGCCCGCCTCGGATCTGCATGCCGAGCACCCGGTGGAGCCTCCCTGGCCTGACCCCCGTCCCCGCATTCTGGTGTTGGACCCTGACCCGGCCGTGGCGGCCATGATACGTCGCCATGTTGCGGGTTACGATGTCGTGCAGGTGGAGGATACGGATCGGCTGGCGGAAGAGGTGCTGATCCATCACCCGAGGGCGGTGATCCGCAACGTGCCGCCCGGGGGACGGCGTAGCTCCGATGGTATCACGAACGCCCCCGTCCCTTTGATCGAGTGCTCTCTGCCCAGCCGGGCGTGGGTGGCTCGCGATCTGGCGGTGGCGGCCTGCCTGACCAAGCCGATCACGGGCCAGCAGCTCCTGGCGGAGATCGAGCGCCTGGGCGACGTCCGGGAGGTGCTGGTTGTGGATGATGATCGAGGTTTCTGCCAGTTGGTGGATCGGATGTTGAGAACGGCGGGTCGCACTTTTGACGTGCGCCACGCTTATGACGGCGAGAGTGGGTTATCGGCCATGCGTGCGCGGCGACCCGATCTCGTGCTGCTGGATCTGGTCATGCCGGGCGTGGATGGGTTTGGCGTGTTAGAGAAGATGCGGCAGGATCCCGCGTTGGTGGAGATCCCCGTGGTGTTGTTGACGGCTACCAGCTATGCCGAGGATGCCCTGGCGCAGCGCGGCGGTCAGGTGGTCATCTATCGTCCGGATGGGCTACGCCCGGTCGAGATCCTGCGTTGTCTGGAGGCCGTGATCGGGGTGTTGGAGCCGCGTTATGATGAGCGGTCGGTGCCGGAGGAGGCGATGGGATGATGTAATTGGTGTTGCGTATTGCGTGTTACGTGTCACGTGTTGCGTGTTGCGTATTGCGTGTTGCATCGTGGCTCCCCGCTTCCCATTCTCCGCTTTCTGCTCGGCGCTTATACCACCCCAAGCTCCCGTAGCGCGTTCAGGACGTCATCCCGGCGGACGGGCTTCGCCAGGAAGAGAGAGGCACCCAGCGAGTAGGCCAGCTCCGGGTCATTAAAGACGGAGCAGACGATGACCGGAATGGCGGATGTCTGTGGACGCGTGCGCAGCATTTGCAGCACCTCCCAGCCATCCATTTCCGGCATCATCACGTCCAGCACGATGGCGTCAGGGTTCAGCTCCTGTGCCAGCTGTAGCCCCTCCCGGCCGCTGGCGGCTGCCACCACCCGGCAGGCATGGCCGGTGAGATAGCGCTCCAGGAGTTCCACCAATCCCTCGTTGTCGTCGATCACCAGCACGGTAGGGCCGTAAACGGACATATGAAGGGCGATGGAGCATCCGGTCTCTGGATGGCGCGTCTCCTCCAGATCCCAGCCTTGCTTCTCGATCAATTGGGTGATCGCGGCCGGAGGGGTGGATCTCATCGCGCCATGGGCGGGCGTATAGCTCAACCGAAGGGTAGCCCTCTCCTCCCCTGTCGCCAGTACGCCCTCGATCACTCCGCCCTGGGCTTGCTGCACGGCATAGCTCAGCAGGCCGGTCAGGATCTGCTGAGCGACGGTGGGATCGGCCGAGATGACGAACTGTTCCGTAGGGGCGTGGATCTGGAGGCGGATATGGCGCTGTTGGGCGAGCCGCTCCACGGCCTTACAAGCTCGCTGCAGGAGACGGCGCGCGTCGATGGGGCGAGGGTGGGGCTCCAGCCGCCCCATCTCCGCCTGGAGCGAGGAGAGGTGAACGGCACGGGGCTCCTGGGGGGCTTGCTGAAAGTAGCGGGCCCATAGGACGGCTGCGACGCTCTCCTCCGCGCGGCGGAGATCCCGATACGCTTGGCGTAGGGAGACTCCTAGCTCGCGTGCGGTTTCCTGGATCGTGATCCCTTCGACGTAGTGGAGGTGGAGCAGGTTGTACAGACGAGCATGGGGCGCGCGGAAAGGGACACTCGGGCCAGGGTTCAGCGTCTCGATGGCGTTGATCAGCTCTCGTCGCAGGAGCTGGCCGGCCGTCTCGCTCGCACGCTCGGCCGCGTGGGCCAACTGTTGAGCCAACGGGTGGCTTTGAAGACGTGGGAAGTCATATAAATGTGCCAGCGCCTGTCTCACCTGCTCGATGACATTCGCCGGCGGGACCGCGGACTCTGATAGCGCCGGATCGTCGTGGCTCATTGGCTTGCTCATCGTACAAAGTGGCATCCAAGTGACATGTATTTGGCAAAAATAGGATGGACTTAGGAAGAGAGCGAACGGTATACTGGAGTGACCCAAATGATTATACCACAATCTATCGTCAGATTCTGTCTGTCTACCGATCGGCCCTCATGGTTGTCAGTTGCAGGGGATCAGCGCACCCCAACAGTCCATCCTCACGATGCCGAAAGGAGGTCAGGAGATGAGCGCAGAGACACGAATGAGCCGACGGGATTTCTTGCGCCTTTCAGCGGTTGGCATTGCCGGCGCCGCCTTGG
It encodes the following:
- a CDS encoding response regulator; translated protein: MVRTIWEHMFTYAGDLVNLEDLRGQLTARLALLLMGASGLAAWLTLPSAPFPLVAFCLFLAVFGLGIGVRVLSRSHATLARHLLVWGLLAELLLAMWLSFDPWVPFFGLILAFISAMLVAGSGLATAGIVVGAAAWWTYEGVRAYPLLELFAGLMLSAAVGWLVMRTLYTALQWAWNMQKRADQLLEMARDRQVELGRALKSLEWANAIQRRTQRELAVARRQAEEARRMKEQFAANISHELRTPLNLILGFSELMYLSPEVYGDMQWPPTLRRDVYQIYRSSRHLLEMIDDILDLSRFEMVGFTLNKEPTPLEPLLRGAVEIARDLFRGRPVRLEVEIARDLPVLEIDRTRIRQVLLNLLNNAQRFTEEGTVRLEARQSDGEVLISVSDTGPGIPADKLPYIFDEFYQVDHSLRRSHGGAGLGLAICKRFVQAHDGRIWVESQEGVGSTFFFTLPIPGRYLPASDLHAEHPVEPPWPDPRPRILVLDPDPAVAAMIRRHVAGYDVVQVEDTDRLAEEVLIHHPRAVIRNVPPGGRRSSDGITNAPVPLIECSLPSRAWVARDLAVAACLTKPITGQQLLAEIERLGDVREVLVVDDDRGFCQLVDRMLRTAGRTFDVRHAYDGESGLSAMRARRPDLVLLDLVMPGVDGFGVLEKMRQDPALVEIPVVLLTATSYAEDALAQRGGQVVIYRPDGLRPVEILRCLEAVIGVLEPRYDERSVPEEAMG
- a CDS encoding response regulator, which codes for MSKPMSHDDPALSESAVPPANVIEQVRQALAHLYDFPRLQSHPLAQQLAHAAERASETAGQLLRRELINAIETLNPGPSVPFRAPHARLYNLLHLHYVEGITIQETARELGVSLRQAYRDLRRAEESVAAVLWARYFQQAPQEPRAVHLSSLQAEMGRLEPHPRPIDARRLLQRACKAVERLAQQRHIRLQIHAPTEQFVISADPTVAQQILTGLLSYAVQQAQGGVIEGVLATGEERATLRLSYTPAHGAMRSTPPAAITQLIEKQGWDLEETRHPETGCSIALHMSVYGPTVLVIDDNEGLVELLERYLTGHACRVVAAASGREGLQLAQELNPDAIVLDVMMPEMDGWEVLQMLRTRPQTSAIPVIVCSVFNDPELAYSLGASLFLAKPVRRDDVLNALRELGVV